A DNA window from Maribellus comscasis contains the following coding sequences:
- a CDS encoding RagB/SusD family nutrient uptake outer membrane protein — protein MKKIYIKILFALAVIMSFSSCEDYFEYERTQESAWTTTLTFESGLSSVYNNVFFQGSLSDITSSGYLYIDFLTSGTSVLLEGCNTSAAIYNRSFSENQMDNYWKLGYQVVTLCNLALDLDANGGGNPFGLDITGEDYLNNYQRQIGEFHFLRGWAYWYLAKTFCPPYNQNGDNSGKFIPFKTTAAYSSEDIKSEEFGSVEEIYQQVIADLNAAKEILPEQIKKYGWSNVSGFECGRPNKFVATALLGKVYFLMGEYDLANAEFDEVIEYAENTGTYALEDPKEPFNKAQASEVGKEVIWEQSAGTLGTSNSTYFYGGMIMGYRMRTSNGDAVDVNTGFVKSTWNAYAISYYASEQMGWLKAVDGDYEVTEEAENDLRYQQVYHYMRPYQEGMATSDPEYYNTETVAGHAAVTTSHLYVDKFYRAPAPYGRYTKVPHIRLADIYLLRAWTRMNASNLNGAADDMNMVWNRANPDSPDKYDASIVSHDAIYAEYLREMMGEGWTVDFMMATQMDIPAGDDTEINSSVSAPYSSWYWPIPESEKELNSLYD, from the coding sequence ATGAAAAAGATATATATAAAGATATTATTTGCACTGGCTGTTATTATGTCCTTTAGTTCATGCGAAGATTATTTTGAATACGAAAGGACACAGGAATCTGCGTGGACTACGACTTTAACATTTGAATCAGGACTCTCTTCTGTTTATAATAATGTATTTTTTCAGGGGTCGCTTAGTGATATTACAAGTTCTGGCTATCTGTATATCGATTTCCTAACCTCGGGAACATCCGTATTGCTGGAAGGATGTAATACCAGTGCCGCAATATATAATCGGAGTTTTAGCGAGAATCAAATGGATAATTACTGGAAATTAGGTTACCAGGTTGTAACCTTGTGTAACCTTGCGCTCGATTTGGATGCTAATGGTGGCGGTAACCCGTTTGGACTGGATATTACAGGAGAAGATTACCTGAATAATTATCAAAGACAAATTGGCGAATTTCATTTTTTAAGGGGATGGGCATATTGGTATTTGGCTAAAACTTTTTGCCCTCCGTATAACCAAAACGGAGATAACAGCGGGAAATTTATTCCTTTTAAAACAACTGCAGCTTATTCAAGTGAAGATATTAAAAGTGAGGAGTTTGGTTCAGTTGAAGAAATTTACCAACAAGTTATTGCCGACTTAAATGCTGCAAAAGAAATTTTGCCCGAACAAATTAAGAAATACGGTTGGAGTAATGTTTCCGGTTTTGAATGTGGTCGCCCGAATAAATTCGTTGCAACGGCATTGCTTGGTAAGGTGTATTTTTTAATGGGAGAATATGATTTGGCAAATGCTGAATTTGACGAGGTTATTGAATATGCCGAAAATACAGGAACTTATGCACTTGAAGATCCTAAAGAGCCATTTAACAAGGCCCAGGCGAGTGAGGTTGGCAAAGAAGTTATTTGGGAACAGAGTGCCGGAACATTAGGTACTTCAAACAGCACTTATTTTTATGGCGGTATGATTATGGGTTACAGAATGAGAACATCGAACGGTGATGCCGTTGACGTTAATACGGGGTTTGTTAAAAGCACCTGGAATGCTTATGCCATATCATATTATGCATCAGAGCAAATGGGCTGGTTGAAAGCGGTAGATGGAGATTATGAGGTTACAGAAGAAGCTGAAAATGATTTACGTTATCAACAGGTTTATCATTACATGAGACCCTATCAGGAAGGAATGGCGACTAGCGATCCGGAATATTATAATACAGAAACAGTAGCCGGTCATGCTGCGGTAACCACATCTCACCTATATGTTGATAAATTTTACAGAGCTCCGGCTCCTTACGGACGATATACAAAAGTGCCTCACATCCGACTGGCCGATATTTATTTATTACGTGCCTGGACCAGGATGAATGCTTCAAATTTAAACGGAGCAGCTGATGATATGAACATGGTTTGGAACCGCGCTAATCCAGATAGTCCAGATAAATATGATGCTTCAATTGTTAGTCACGATGCTATTTATGCTGAATACCTGAGAGAAATGATGGGCGAAGGCTGGACCGTTGATTTTATGATGGCAACGCAAATGGATATCCCGGCAGGTGACGATACAGAAATAAATTCTTCAGTTTCCGCTCCATATTCAAGTTGGTACTGGCCTATCCCGGAAAGTGAAAAAGAATTGAATTCACTATATGATTAA
- the kdsA gene encoding 3-deoxy-8-phosphooctulonate synthase, producing the protein MNFHIDKLKHAGKDSFFLMAGPCAIESEEMALEIAGTIVEITNRLGIPYIFKGSYRKANRSRLDSFTGIGDKKALKILQKVGKNYDIPTVTDIHSSEEAAMAAEFVDVLQIPAFLCRQTDILVAAAKTGKTVNIKKGQFLSAEAMQFAVNKVRESGSNKIILTERGTTFGYQDLVVDYRGVPVMQAMDVPVVLDITHSLQQPNQASGVTGGKPELIETIARAGIAVGVDGIFIETHPEPQKAKSDGANMLQLDLLEPLLKKLAAIKKVVGNFK; encoded by the coding sequence ATGAATTTTCATATTGACAAACTAAAGCACGCCGGCAAAGATTCTTTTTTCCTAATGGCAGGGCCATGTGCCATTGAAAGCGAAGAAATGGCTTTGGAAATTGCGGGAACTATTGTAGAAATTACCAACAGACTGGGAATTCCTTATATTTTTAAAGGCTCGTACCGAAAAGCCAACCGCTCGCGGCTCGATTCGTTTACCGGGATAGGTGATAAAAAAGCGCTGAAAATTCTACAAAAAGTGGGAAAAAATTATGATATACCTACGGTAACTGACATTCATTCTTCCGAAGAAGCCGCAATGGCTGCTGAATTTGTTGATGTTTTACAGATTCCCGCATTTTTATGTCGGCAGACCGATATTCTGGTCGCAGCTGCCAAAACCGGTAAAACTGTAAATATAAAAAAAGGGCAGTTTTTATCGGCTGAAGCAATGCAATTTGCGGTAAACAAAGTACGCGAAAGTGGAAGTAATAAAATAATTCTTACTGAAAGGGGAACTACTTTCGGATACCAGGATTTGGTAGTCGATTACCGGGGAGTTCCGGTTATGCAGGCGATGGATGTACCGGTAGTTTTGGATATTACCCACTCGTTACAACAACCGAACCAGGCCAGCGGAGTTACGGGGGGGAAACCGGAATTGATTGAAACCATTGCCCGCGCAGGAATTGCAGTTGGAGTCGACGGCATTTTTATTGAAACGCACCCTGAGCCTCAAAAGGCAAAATCGGATGGAGCAAACATGCTACAACTCGATTTACTTGAACCTCTTTTAAAAAAACTAGCGGCAATAAAAAAAGTTGTTGGCAACTTTAAATAA
- a CDS encoding FecR family protein, whose translation MNADIQNIDDFLANDEFNEYVLHNSEKQKRKWTLFFKEHPELEEEAIRAQKIIKELYSLKDTASNKEINEFRLQRNYEDIWKKYKNIKSKSTILFASKWIWKSVAVAGMVVIAISFYWLINNYVGSKYKSQEFSEIYVPASEKSQIKLPDGSMVWLNSQTKIKYSSEFNKEERILFLSGEAYFEVTGNKKIPFLVVTDKAEVQVVGTKFNVKAYSNEDKVEAALVEGKIKFVGVGTKQTIELKPGDKAVYNADTQKLIVTEEDVNAEVAWKDGKIVFRNSPLSEVCKTLERRYDVKIVIEDTNGNLNSHPFTFTIEGEDIQHIFTYLGKAAPLKFVSQKEQNKVEYLIYPLD comes from the coding sequence ATGAACGCAGATATACAAAATATAGATGATTTTCTGGCAAACGACGAGTTTAATGAATATGTTTTGCATAATTCAGAAAAGCAGAAAAGGAAATGGACACTTTTTTTTAAAGAGCATCCTGAATTGGAAGAGGAGGCAATACGTGCTCAGAAAATAATAAAAGAACTTTATTCACTAAAAGATACAGCATCAAACAAAGAAATAAATGAGTTTCGTTTGCAAAGGAATTATGAGGATATCTGGAAAAAATACAAAAACATAAAATCAAAATCTACTATTTTATTTGCCTCAAAATGGATTTGGAAAAGTGTAGCGGTTGCAGGTATGGTTGTAATAGCCATTTCTTTTTATTGGTTGATAAATAATTATGTTGGCTCAAAATATAAATCGCAGGAGTTTTCCGAGATATATGTTCCTGCTTCCGAGAAAAGTCAAATTAAATTACCCGATGGTTCAATGGTTTGGCTGAATTCACAAACAAAAATCAAATATTCAAGTGAATTTAATAAAGAAGAAAGGATTTTGTTTCTCTCTGGAGAAGCATACTTTGAAGTAACAGGCAATAAAAAAATACCTTTTCTGGTTGTCACTGACAAAGCGGAAGTTCAGGTTGTAGGAACTAAATTTAACGTAAAAGCCTATTCAAATGAAGATAAAGTAGAAGCAGCCTTGGTAGAGGGGAAGATTAAGTTTGTCGGTGTCGGTACTAAGCAGACAATTGAACTTAAACCGGGTGATAAAGCAGTTTATAATGCAGATACACAAAAACTAATTGTGACAGAGGAAGATGTTAATGCTGAAGTTGCGTGGAAAGATGGAAAAATCGTATTTAGAAACAGTCCTTTGTCTGAAGTTTGCAAGACGCTGGAGCGCAGGTACGATGTTAAAATAGTTATTGAAGATACAAATGGAAATTTAAATTCTCATCCGTTTACGTTTACTATTGAAGGAGAAGATATACAGCACATTTTTACCTATTTGGGTAAAGCCGCTCCGCTCAAATTTGTTTCACAGAAAGAACAGAATAAAGTTGAATACCTGATTTATCCATTGGATTAA
- a CDS encoding PmoA family protein: protein MKKLFLLVTLFVFIVSGMSAQPKIQFVEKPAEKKVDVLIDNELFTSYIYPDNIKKPVLWPVVTAEGNEITRQFPLKNKQGERVDHPHHVGIWLNYGDVNGLDFWNNSEAIPAERADSYGTIYHNKVVSAKSGNKNGILKTTAEWKNNAGEKLLDDNTEFSFSTEGKTRIIDRETTLKAVNGKVEINDNKEGMFAIRVTRDLELPSTGKVKLVDSHGVVTEVEASDDDIANGNYLSSEGIEGGDVWATRAKWMKLYGEVNGEKVAVVIFDHPDNPGYPTYWHARGYGLFAANTLGQKIFSEGKEEMNFSIDEGKTATFKYRLAVFSGDPSVAEINKMAKDFEKK from the coding sequence ATGAAAAAGTTGTTTTTACTCGTAACTCTCTTTGTTTTTATTGTTTCTGGTATGTCAGCGCAACCCAAAATTCAATTTGTAGAAAAACCTGCAGAAAAAAAAGTCGATGTATTAATTGATAATGAGTTGTTTACATCGTATATCTACCCGGATAATATTAAAAAACCAGTGTTGTGGCCTGTAGTCACTGCAGAGGGAAATGAGATTACCCGGCAATTTCCGCTAAAAAATAAACAGGGAGAACGTGTGGATCATCCCCATCATGTGGGAATTTGGTTAAACTATGGCGATGTTAACGGATTGGATTTTTGGAATAATTCCGAGGCAATACCAGCAGAAAGGGCTGATAGTTATGGTACGATATATCACAATAAAGTTGTTTCGGCAAAGAGCGGAAACAAAAATGGAATTTTGAAAACCACAGCTGAATGGAAAAATAATGCTGGTGAAAAGCTTTTAGATGACAACACCGAATTTTCTTTTTCTACGGAAGGGAAAACCAGAATAATAGATCGGGAGACTACATTAAAAGCAGTAAACGGTAAAGTTGAAATTAACGATAACAAAGAGGGAATGTTCGCCATTCGTGTAACCCGGGATTTGGAATTACCTTCGACAGGCAAGGTAAAACTCGTTGATTCGCATGGAGTAGTTACTGAGGTTGAAGCTTCTGACGACGATATTGCAAATGGAAATTATTTAAGTAGTGAAGGAATAGAGGGTGGTGATGTTTGGGCAACACGTGCCAAATGGATGAAATTATACGGAGAAGTTAACGGAGAGAAAGTGGCGGTAGTTATTTTTGATCATCCCGATAATCCAGGATACCCAACATATTGGCATGCGCGCGGATACGGATTATTTGCGGCAAACACATTAGGACAGAAAATATTTTCAGAAGGTAAAGAAGAGATGAATTTCTCAATTGATGAGGGAAAAACAGCGACTTTTAAATATCGTTTGGCGGTATTTTCAGGAGATCCTTCGGTGGCAGAAATTAATAAAATGGCCAAAGATTTTGAGAAGAAATAA
- a CDS encoding Dabb family protein, whose product MKNRRSFIKRGTAALALAGISGISKKAGAGEVKISSALLHHVFFWLKEPDNQAHRQQFESALEKLLKVETITVSHIGIPAATEERGVVDNSYTYSYLVMFDTLEDQLVYQTHPLHLKFIEENSDLWEKVVVYDSVDI is encoded by the coding sequence ATGAAAAACAGAAGGTCATTTATCAAAAGAGGAACAGCAGCACTAGCATTGGCAGGTATTTCAGGTATATCAAAAAAAGCAGGAGCAGGCGAAGTTAAAATTAGCAGCGCTTTATTACATCATGTTTTTTTCTGGTTAAAGGAGCCCGATAATCAGGCGCATCGTCAACAATTTGAAAGTGCTCTGGAAAAGTTACTCAAAGTAGAAACTATTACTGTAAGCCATATTGGAATTCCGGCTGCTACTGAAGAACGGGGAGTTGTTGACAATTCCTATACCTATTCTTATTTGGTAATGTTTGACACTTTGGAAGACCAACTTGTTTACCAAACACACCCGCTGCATTTAAAGTTTATTGAAGAAAATTCTGATTTATGGGAAAAGGTTGTGGTTTATGATTCTGTTGACATTTAG
- a CDS encoding nucleoside recognition domain-containing protein yields MALNYIWIFFFLVAFVIGLAKLIFLGDTQVFPEMMNATFDMAKTGFEISLGLTGVLTLWMGIMKIGEKGGIVKVFSKFIGPFFYKLFPELGKSHPAHGSIMLNIAANMLNLDNAATPMGLKAMQEMQETNPNKKTASNAQIMFLVLNTSGLTLLPISIMVYRAQLGAVNPSDIFIPILLATYFSTIAGLISVAIYQKINLLDRVVLSYLGALTVFIVGIIWYFSTLDKDSITRISTVASNLILFSVIVAFILMAIFRKVNVYEAFIEGAKDGFKTAVKIIPYLVAILVAIGVFRASGAMDWFVSGFSWAFEQAGINTDFIPALPTALMKPLSGSGARGMMVDAMSTYGADSFVGRVASTVQGATDTTFYILAVYFGSVGIKNTRYAVVCGLVADFVGIIASVFMAYLFFY; encoded by the coding sequence ATGGCTTTGAATTATATCTGGATATTTTTTTTTCTTGTTGCTTTTGTCATAGGCCTGGCAAAACTGATATTTTTGGGAGACACTCAGGTTTTCCCTGAAATGATGAATGCCACATTTGATATGGCAAAAACCGGGTTTGAGATCTCTTTGGGATTAACGGGTGTGCTTACCCTTTGGATGGGAATAATGAAAATAGGAGAGAAAGGGGGAATTGTAAAAGTTTTTTCAAAATTTATCGGCCCTTTTTTTTACAAGCTTTTTCCTGAACTGGGAAAATCCCATCCCGCACACGGCTCCATTATGCTTAACATAGCCGCTAATATGCTCAATCTCGATAATGCTGCAACACCAATGGGATTAAAAGCAATGCAGGAAATGCAGGAAACCAATCCGAATAAAAAAACGGCATCCAATGCACAAATTATGTTTTTGGTATTGAATACCTCCGGATTGACACTCTTACCCATCAGTATTATGGTTTACCGTGCGCAATTAGGAGCGGTTAATCCATCCGATATTTTTATACCTATTTTATTGGCAACTTATTTTTCTACAATTGCCGGGTTGATTTCAGTTGCCATTTACCAGAAAATTAATTTGCTTGACAGAGTAGTATTGAGCTACCTTGGTGCCTTAACCGTTTTTATTGTCGGTATAATCTGGTATTTCTCCACGCTTGATAAAGATTCAATTACACGAATATCAACTGTGGCAAGTAATCTTATTTTGTTTTCTGTAATTGTGGCTTTTATTTTAATGGCAATTTTTAGAAAAGTTAATGTTTATGAGGCGTTTATCGAAGGTGCCAAAGATGGCTTTAAAACGGCTGTTAAGATTATTCCGTATCTGGTTGCTATTTTGGTTGCCATCGGCGTTTTTCGTGCGTCGGGGGCGATGGACTGGTTTGTTTCAGGCTTTTCCTGGGCCTTTGAGCAAGCGGGGATCAATACCGATTTTATACCAGCTTTGCCAACAGCACTTATGAAACCACTGAGTGGAAGTGGTGCCCGTGGAATGATGGTGGATGCCATGTCGACCTATGGTGCAGACTCGTTTGTTGGCAGAGTAGCAAGCACTGTTCAGGGAGCTACCGACACAACATTTTATATTCTGGCAGTTTATTTTGGGTCAGTGGGAATTAAGAATACGCGTTACGCCGTTGTTTGTGGTTTAGTCGCCGATTTTGTCGGGATTATTGCATCTGTTTTTATGGCTTACCTGTTCTTTTATTAG
- a CDS encoding RNA polymerase sigma factor — protein MKLKERNSDSRIWQSFLGGSKSAFQEIYFDHYRFLYNYCRKYTSDSALVEDIIQDLFVTLLVKRGSLSQTDNIRFYLFCSIRRKLFKTLNTKQYKVTDLFDSNNPKFLFEESVEPAYGDDEEQNRLRRKLLASVNRLGERQKEIVYLKYQSGLNSKEIAEVLGVSHQTVRNTLCNSLIKIRKDFEDEIPKGRMVVLFSSFFNEL, from the coding sequence ATGAAATTGAAAGAAAGGAATAGTGACAGCAGGATCTGGCAGAGTTTTCTTGGTGGAAGTAAAAGTGCTTTTCAGGAAATTTACTTTGATCATTACCGGTTCCTGTACAATTACTGTAGAAAATATACCAGTGATTCGGCTTTGGTTGAAGATATAATCCAGGATTTATTTGTAACATTGCTAGTAAAACGCGGCTCTTTAAGCCAAACCGACAATATTCGATTTTACCTGTTTTGTTCAATCAGACGTAAGCTTTTTAAAACCTTAAATACAAAACAATATAAAGTAACCGATTTGTTTGATAGCAATAATCCCAAATTTCTTTTTGAAGAAAGTGTTGAACCTGCATACGGCGACGACGAGGAACAGAATCGGTTGAGAAGAAAGTTGCTTGCTTCTGTTAATCGACTGGGAGAACGCCAAAAGGAGATTGTTTATCTAAAATACCAGTCGGGTTTGAATAGTAAAGAAATTGCTGAAGTTTTAGGCGTATCTCATCAAACAGTTCGAAACACACTTTGTAATTCCCTGATTAAGATTAGAAAAGATTTTGAAGATGAAATTCCCAAAGGACGAATGGTGGTGTTGTTTAGTAGTTTTTTTAATGAATTATAG
- a CDS encoding SusC/RagA family TonB-linked outer membrane protein, giving the protein MEKKRKVVNVGELHPLLGKLFRVMKLTTFFYLLAIIQTFAVNSYSQVTRLSLDMHNTTVKNVLLEIENNSEFYFIYSNKLVDVTRKVDVQLKNKKVDEILDIIFDGQPIQYSITDRQIILSPNGMNIEKSGDIFQQHKSVSGKVSDQNGAPLPGVTVVVKGSTKGTVTDVDGKYKLSGIDENSIIQFSFVGMEKQEIPVGGQTIIDVSMQEDAIGIEEVVAIGYGTMKKRDIVGSVATINNEDITKMPSTNLAQTLQGMSSGMMVTNNSGHPGSAPSIQIRGLNSINLSSNPLWIVDGMPIVTGADESTANGIKAVSPIAMLNPNDIESIQVLKDAAATAIYGNRASGGVILVTTKSYKGGKVNLNINYDGGISQVPFSQNDIFVDSQTWWNTIDKSRENAGLTEMTTESALGTLFQGEKPEISKEEALATNTDQLGALTRTARFHQFALSANKGFTDGGMTFSLSYRNEEGLIHENDLQRLTSRFSINFKPINKLELGFNSNLIYMKSNGVMSVEQKGNGGWKNWHHTLPWFKIYDETAQTGYWGVNSGYNMRAFSDRDLQRNDVDKYRGMCNAYVLWETPVEGLTVKGESGADLIITNSSYWKSALLDPVEPYISEANERSVTRTVLNYVAYANYKKTINDVHAIDITAGIEGTSNRAYTKYAAGIDIQSIYPELRNVGTMSSMYGSLNDGPYLMGLFARANYKLLDRYILNASYRRDGHSAFSENNRWADFYAFGAGWIVSDENFMKDISWLNLFKLRGSYGTTGNCNVSNSMTFMKWGKSSSKVFGAEYLSTRTTVGPLGSADLKWEITANMDLGFDYGLFNNRVNGSFAVYHQWISDLILNGNVQPSVGYNTNSIYQNVGDLENWGVEFNISILNIDKKYFSWKSTLNFSTNKNEVKKLNDAESGKGYIAGNRIRRVGEALNTWYLADYAYVDPDKGVYMIKQIDADAWNDEYQTIETGEIIPMTNGNVNNNRKVLSGKTTTPTYYGGFNNTFRYKNFDLNVLFNFAGGHYQKSEIREETSQYVGVEYNVMKEMVGNTWEKPGDQADYPMLMSNNFYHIDHEGNESASLFSYSYVSKTTRFLQRADYLRLKNIQLGYTLPRSVLKGNGSMRLFLGVTNLLTITGYDGLDPETWDDLPMPRTFNFGLSLNL; this is encoded by the coding sequence ATGGAAAAAAAACGAAAAGTTGTTAATGTGGGTGAATTACATCCATTATTAGGCAAATTATTTAGAGTTATGAAACTTACTACTTTTTTTTATTTACTGGCAATAATACAAACATTTGCAGTAAATTCTTATTCACAAGTAACCCGCCTTTCTCTTGACATGCATAATACAACCGTAAAGAATGTATTGTTGGAGATAGAGAATAACAGTGAATTTTATTTTATCTACAGTAATAAATTGGTTGACGTAACCCGTAAAGTAGATGTTCAGTTAAAAAATAAAAAAGTGGATGAAATCCTGGATATTATTTTTGACGGGCAGCCGATTCAGTATTCGATTACTGATCGTCAGATTATATTAAGCCCAAACGGAATGAATATTGAAAAATCAGGCGATATCTTTCAGCAACATAAAAGTGTATCGGGGAAAGTAAGCGATCAGAATGGAGCTCCATTACCAGGGGTTACGGTTGTGGTTAAAGGTTCAACAAAAGGAACAGTCACCGATGTTGACGGTAAGTATAAATTATCAGGGATAGATGAAAATTCAATTATCCAGTTCTCATTTGTAGGAATGGAAAAGCAGGAAATTCCCGTTGGAGGGCAGACAATAATTGATGTATCAATGCAGGAAGATGCAATTGGAATAGAAGAAGTTGTTGCTATTGGCTACGGAACCATGAAGAAACGCGATATTGTAGGTTCAGTTGCAACAATCAATAACGAAGATATAACCAAAATGCCATCGACTAACCTAGCACAAACACTGCAAGGTATGTCCAGTGGAATGATGGTTACCAATAATAGCGGTCATCCGGGCAGTGCACCTTCTATTCAGATAAGAGGCTTGAATTCAATCAACCTTAGCTCCAATCCTTTGTGGATAGTTGACGGGATGCCTATTGTTACCGGAGCTGATGAATCAACTGCAAACGGGATAAAAGCTGTTTCCCCAATTGCGATGCTTAATCCTAACGATATTGAGTCAATACAAGTTTTAAAAGATGCAGCGGCAACTGCTATTTATGGGAACAGGGCTTCAGGCGGTGTTATTTTGGTAACCACAAAATCATATAAAGGTGGCAAGGTTAACTTAAACATCAATTATGATGGAGGTATATCACAGGTTCCTTTTTCTCAAAACGATATTTTTGTTGATTCACAAACATGGTGGAATACTATTGATAAATCGAGAGAAAATGCCGGATTGACAGAAATGACAACCGAATCGGCATTGGGCACCCTTTTTCAGGGAGAAAAACCTGAAATTTCTAAAGAAGAGGCTTTGGCAACCAACACCGATCAATTGGGAGCATTAACACGGACGGCGAGATTTCATCAGTTTGCACTTTCCGCAAATAAAGGTTTTACCGATGGAGGAATGACATTTTCGTTAAGTTACCGGAACGAAGAAGGTTTGATTCATGAAAATGACCTCCAGCGTTTAACAAGCCGGTTTAGCATCAATTTTAAGCCCATTAACAAGCTGGAACTGGGTTTTAATTCGAATCTTATATATATGAAGAGCAATGGAGTTATGTCAGTTGAACAAAAAGGTAATGGCGGATGGAAAAACTGGCATCATACGCTTCCGTGGTTTAAAATTTATGACGAAACAGCTCAAACCGGATATTGGGGAGTAAATAGTGGTTATAATATGAGGGCATTCTCTGATCGCGATTTACAACGTAACGATGTTGATAAATACAGGGGAATGTGCAATGCTTATGTGCTGTGGGAAACCCCGGTTGAAGGATTAACAGTTAAAGGAGAATCAGGAGCCGACCTCATAATTACAAATAGTTCATACTGGAAATCAGCGCTGCTCGATCCGGTAGAACCATATATTTCAGAAGCAAATGAGAGATCTGTAACTCGTACTGTTCTTAATTATGTGGCTTATGCAAATTATAAAAAGACAATTAATGATGTGCATGCTATTGATATTACCGCAGGTATAGAAGGTACCAGCAACCGGGCATATACCAAATATGCAGCTGGGATTGATATTCAGTCAATCTACCCTGAATTACGGAATGTAGGAACAATGAGTTCAATGTATGGAAGTCTTAATGATGGTCCCTACCTGATGGGGTTATTTGCAAGGGCAAACTATAAATTATTAGATCGTTACATTCTGAATGCAAGTTACCGTCGCGACGGACACTCTGCATTCTCAGAAAATAATCGATGGGCTGATTTTTATGCATTTGGTGCAGGCTGGATCGTTTCAGATGAAAATTTCATGAAAGATATTTCGTGGCTGAATCTATTTAAATTAAGAGGAAGTTACGGAACAACAGGTAATTGTAATGTGTCAAATTCTATGACTTTTATGAAATGGGGAAAAAGTTCAAGCAAAGTTTTTGGTGCAGAATATTTGTCAACACGGACCACTGTAGGACCATTAGGAAGTGCTGATTTAAAATGGGAGATTACAGCAAATATGGATTTAGGATTTGATTACGGTTTATTTAATAACCGGGTTAACGGCTCTTTTGCTGTTTATCACCAATGGATTTCAGACCTGATTCTGAATGGTAATGTACAGCCTTCAGTAGGATATAACACAAACTCGATTTACCAGAACGTAGGTGATTTGGAAAACTGGGGAGTGGAATTTAATATTTCTATACTGAATATTGATAAGAAATATTTTTCATGGAAGTCAACTCTCAACTTTAGTACAAATAAAAATGAAGTAAAAAAATTAAATGATGCTGAAAGTGGAAAAGGATATATTGCCGGTAACAGAATTCGTAGAGTTGGTGAAGCGTTGAATACCTGGTATCTTGCTGATTATGCTTATGTTGACCCGGATAAAGGGGTTTACATGATTAAACAAATTGACGCCGATGCCTGGAATGATGAATATCAAACTATTGAAACAGGAGAAATTATTCCGATGACTAACGGCAATGTAAATAATAACAGAAAGGTGCTTTCGGGAAAAACAACTACTCCTACTTACTACGGAGGTTTTAACAACACTTTCCGTTATAAAAATTTCGACCTTAATGTATTGTTCAACTTTGCAGGAGGGCACTACCAAAAAAGTGAAATCAGGGAAGAAACTTCTCAATACGTTGGTGTTGAATACAACGTTATGAAAGAAATGGTAGGTAATACATGGGAAAAGCCAGGAGATCAGGCAGATTATCCTATGCTGATGTCGAATAATTTTTACCATATAGATCATGAAGGAAATGAATCGGCCTCATTATTTAGCTATTCTTATGTTTCAAAAACAACCCGTTTTCTTCAAAGAGCTGATTATTTAAGACTTAAAAATATTCAATTAGGATATACTTTACCACGGTCGGTATTAAAAGGGAATGGTTCTATGCGGCTGTTTTTAGGAGTGACGAACCTGCTAACAATTACAGGATACGATGGTTTAGATCCTGAAACCTGGGATGATCTGCCAATGCCTCGGACATTTAACTTTGGTTTATCGTTAAACTTATAA
- a CDS encoding DinB family protein — MNQFQYLADELEALVFEWEGKFKNLSENQIGILKNIQNRTIKHIVGHMIDSASNNTHRIIHLQYSESPLEFPNYATYGNNDRWIAIQNYENENWENMIALWKYIHLHLTHVIKNINPAKLDNEWMADKYEKVSLKKMVEDFPRHFKLHISEIEKLLKI; from the coding sequence ATGAATCAATTTCAATACCTGGCAGATGAACTGGAAGCGTTGGTTTTTGAATGGGAGGGAAAGTTTAAAAATCTTTCTGAAAACCAAATTGGAATTCTAAAAAATATTCAAAACCGAACAATAAAACATATTGTTGGGCACATGATTGATTCTGCATCGAACAACACGCACAGGATTATTCATTTACAATACAGCGAATCGCCACTGGAATTCCCCAATTATGCGACCTATGGAAATAATGACCGTTGGATTGCCATACAAAACTATGAAAACGAAAACTGGGAAAATATGATTGCATTGTGGAAATATATCCATTTGCATCTTACACATGTCATCAAAAATATCAACCCCGCTAAACTGGATAACGAGTGGATGGCGGATAAATATGAAAAGGTATCGTTAAAAAAAATGGTTGAAGATTTTCCGCGGCATTTTAAACTACATATTTCTGAAATTGAAAAATTACTAAAAATATAA